A section of the Oryza sativa Japonica Group chromosome 1, ASM3414082v1 genome encodes:
- the LOC4327410 gene encoding protein IQ-DOMAIN 1 isoform X1, translating to MGKKGNWFSAVKKVFSSSDPDGREAKIEKADKSRSRRKWPFGKSKKSDPWTSTVAVPTSTAPPPQPPPPPPTHPIQPQPEEIKDVKAVETDSEQNKHAYSVALASAVAAEAAAVAAQAAAEVVRLTTATTAVPKSPVSSKDELAAIKIQTAFRGYLARRALRALRGLVRLKSLVDGNAVKRQTAHTLHCTQTMTRVQTQIYSRRVKMEEEKQALQRQLQLKHQRELEKMKIDEDWDHSHQSKEQVETSLMMKQEAALRRERALAYAFSHQWKNSGRTITPTFTDQGNPNWGWSWMERWMTSRPWESRVISDKDPKDHYSTKNPSTSASRTYVPRAISIQRPATPNKSSRPPSRQSPSTPPSRVPSVTGKIRPASPRDSWLYKEDDLRSITSIRSERPRRQSTGGASVRDDASLTSTPALPSYMQSTESARAKSRYRSLLTDRFEVPERVPLVHSSIKKRLSFPVADKPNGEHADKLMERGRRHSDPPKVDPASLKDVPVS from the exons ATGGGTAAGAAAGGAAATTGGTTCAGTGCTGTCAAGAAAGTCTTCAGCTCATCCGATCCAGATGGGAGGGAAGCTAAG ATCGAGAAGGCGGACAAGTCGAGATCCAGGAGGAAATGGCCATTTGGAAAGTCTAAGAAGTCTGATCCTTGGACCTCAACAGTGGCAGTGCCTACCTCTACAGCACCGCCTccacagccgccaccgccaccgccaacaCACCCTATCCAGCCACAGCCTGAGGAGATCAAAGATGTCAAGGCTGTTGAAACTGACAGTGAACAGAACAAGCATGCGTACTCTGTTGCACTTgcctctgctgttgctgcagaAGCTGCTGCCGTCGCTGCCCAGGCCGCTGCTGAGGTGGTCCGCCTCACAACAGCCACCACGGCTGTGCCGAAATCGCCTGTTAGTTCAAAGGATGAGCTTGCCGCTATCAAGATTCAGACTGCCTTCAGGGGTTATCTG GCAAGAAGAGCGCTGCGAGCACTTAGAGGGCTAGTTAGATTGAAGTCGCTGGTTGATGGAAACGCCGTCAAACGACAAACTGCGCACACCTTGCATTGCACACAAACCATGACCAGAGTTCAAACTCAAATATACTCTAGAAGGGTGAAGATGGAGGAGGAAAAACAGGCTCTTCAAAGGCAGCTACAATTAAAGCATCAGAGGGAACTTGAGAAAATGAAG ATTGATGAAGATTGGGATCATAGCCATCAGTCCAAGGAGCAGGTTGAGACCAGCCTAATGATGAAACAAGAAGCTGCGCTAAGGCGGGAAAGAGCTCTTGCCTATGCATTTTCTCACCAG TGGAAGAATTCTGGCCGAACTATAACACCTACCTTCACGGATCAAGGGAATCCTAACTGGGGATGGAGCTGGATGGAACGCTGGATGACATCAAGGCCTTGGGAGAGCCGAGTGATATCAGATAAGGATCCTAAGGACCATTATTCAACAAAGAATCCCAGCACTAGCGCTTCTCGTACTTATGTACCCCGCGCAATCTCAATCCAGAGACCTGCAACACCAAACAAGTCAAGCCGTCCACCAAGTCGGCAATCGCCATCAACTCCCCCGTCAAGGGTCCCCTCAGTTACCGGAAAGATCAGACCAGCAAGTCCACGGGATAGCTGGCTATATAAGGAGGATGACTTGAGGAGCATCACAAGCATACGCTCTGAACGCCCAAGGAGGCAGAGCACAGGTGGTGCCTCTGTTCGGGATGATGCGAGCCTAACAAGCACACCAGCTCTCCCCAGCTACATGCAGTCCACAGAGTCTGCAAGGGCGAAGTCTCGGTACCGCAGTCTATTGACTGACAGGTTTGAGGTTCCTGAGAGAGTACCCCTGGTCCATTCTTCAATAAAGAAGCGCTTATCCTTCCCAGTCGCAGACAAACCAAATGGTGAGCATGCAGATAAGCTGATGGAAAGAGGGAGGCGTCATTCAGACCCTCCTAAGGTGGATCCTGCCTCACTGAAGGATGTTCCGGTTTCATAA
- the LOC4327411 gene encoding interactor of constitutive active ROPs 2, chloroplastic isoform X2, with translation MQAAKIRNGSLEHPTRTSSQGATKTSRTARPAGPDSAADRPSTKSPPAGRSPKVERRMTMSAEREKRRPPTKLSELESQLSQLQDELKKAKEQLLSTEHSKRRALQEAEDARAQAAAASAQVRDSEAQLAELSSAEESRLLELRRLSQERDRSWQSELEAMQKQHAADSAALVAAMGEVHRLRVQLAAAARADRKQDVVEAMATIDELRVKLKASEEAEAQARALHEECKQQLETSRATIDSLLTDGSKLMDSFSLVVKELEESRAKVKALEEEIAETSAAKAGERCNCSASASASEVAELRSELESTEARFQEERILSTVETQCAYELMDQIKMESDSRHGKLAAALESTKSEVIFLKASLFDKDSELRRALDANEKLQSETRTDNELKEQLQGALLENGQLKRELQQHTSEKKASAKATDAADAAAEAAKKGEMEAELRRLRVQAEQWRKAAETAMALLTVGKGGNGKVVDRSESLEGGGGGGGKYAGLWDELDDDAAARKNGNVLRRISGMWKK, from the exons ATGCAGGCAGCCAAGATAAG GAATGGCTCCTTGGAACACCCTACCCGGACGTCTTCCCAGGGAGCTACCAAGACGAGCCGGACGGCGAGGCCGGCCGGGCCGGACTCCGCCGCCGACAGGCCGTCGACGAAGTCGCCGCCCGCCGGGAGGAGCCCCAAGGTGGAGCGCCGCATGACGATGAGCGCGGAGAGAGAG AAAAGGAGGCCACCGACGAAGCTATCGGAGCTAGAGTCCCAGCTCTCGCAGCTGCAAGACGAGCTCAAGAAAGCCAAGGAGCAGCTGCTCTCCACCGAGCACTCCAAGCGGCGCGCCCTGCAGGAGGCCGAGGACGCcagggcgcaggcggcggcggcgtccgcgcaGGTCAGGGACTCCGAGGCGCAGCTCGCCGAGCTCTCCTCCGCCGAGGAGAGCCGCCTCCTCGAGCTTCGCCGGCTGTCCCAGGAGCGCGACCGCTCGTGGCAGTCGGAGCTCGAGGCCATGCAGAAGCAGCACGCCGCCGACTCGGCCGCGCTCGTCGCGGCCATGGGCGAGGTGCACCGCCTCCGCGTGCagctggccgcggcggcgcgcgccgacCGCAAGCAGGACGTGGTGGAGGCGATGGCCACCATCGACGAGCTCAGGGTGAAGCTCAAGGCgagcgaggaggccgaggcgcaGGCGCGCGCCTTGCACGAGGAGTGCAAGCAGCAGCTGGAGACGAGCCGTGCCACCATCGACTCGCTGCTCACGGACGGCTCCAAGCTCATGGACTCCTTCAGCCTCGTGGTCAAGGAGCTCGAGGAGTCACGAGCCAAGGTGAAGGCACTCGAGGAGGAGATCGCGGAGACGTCGGCGGCAAAGGCCGGCGAGCGTTGCAActgctcggcgtcggcgtcggcatcgGAGGTCGCTGAGCTGAGGTCGGAATTGGAGTCCACGGAGGCCAGGTTCCAAGAAGAGCGCATCCTGAGCACAGTGGAGACGCAGTGCGCCTACGAGCTCATGGACCAGATAAAAATGGAGTCCGACTCGCGGCACGGCAagctcgccgcggcgctcgAGAGCACCAAGTCCGAGGTCATCTTCCTCAAGGCGAGCCTCTTCGACAAGGACTCCGAGCTGCGGCGCGCCCTGGACGCGAACGAGAAGCTCCAATCCGAGACGAGAACGGACAACGAGCTGAAGGAgcagctgcagggcgcgctccTGGAGAACGGGCAGCTGAAGCGCGAGCTGCAGCAGCACACCTCCGAGAAGAAGGCCTCGGCGAAGGCGAcggacgccgccgacgcggcggcggaggcggcgaagaAGGGGGAGATGGAGGCCGAGCTGAGGCGTCTGCGGGTGCAGGCCGAGCAGTGGAGGAAGGCCGCCGAGACCGCCATGGCGCTGCTCACGGTGGGCAAGGGCGGCAACGGGAAGGTGGTGGACCGGAGCGAGTCGcttgaaggaggcggcggcggcggcggcaagtacGCCGGCCTGTGGGacgagctcgacgacgacgcggcggccagGAAGAACGGCAACGTGCTCAGGCGGATCAGCGGCATGTGGAAGAAATGA
- the LOC4327411 gene encoding interactor of constitutive active ROPs 2, chloroplastic isoform X1: MLSLNKMHFLKLYSSSTSGRNGSLEHPTRTSSQGATKTSRTARPAGPDSAADRPSTKSPPAGRSPKVERRMTMSAEREKRRPPTKLSELESQLSQLQDELKKAKEQLLSTEHSKRRALQEAEDARAQAAAASAQVRDSEAQLAELSSAEESRLLELRRLSQERDRSWQSELEAMQKQHAADSAALVAAMGEVHRLRVQLAAAARADRKQDVVEAMATIDELRVKLKASEEAEAQARALHEECKQQLETSRATIDSLLTDGSKLMDSFSLVVKELEESRAKVKALEEEIAETSAAKAGERCNCSASASASEVAELRSELESTEARFQEERILSTVETQCAYELMDQIKMESDSRHGKLAAALESTKSEVIFLKASLFDKDSELRRALDANEKLQSETRTDNELKEQLQGALLENGQLKRELQQHTSEKKASAKATDAADAAAEAAKKGEMEAELRRLRVQAEQWRKAAETAMALLTVGKGGNGKVVDRSESLEGGGGGGGKYAGLWDELDDDAAARKNGNVLRRISGMWKK; this comes from the exons ATGCTATCTCTGAACAAAATGCATTTTCTCAAGTTATATTCCAGCAGTACGAGCGGGAG GAATGGCTCCTTGGAACACCCTACCCGGACGTCTTCCCAGGGAGCTACCAAGACGAGCCGGACGGCGAGGCCGGCCGGGCCGGACTCCGCCGCCGACAGGCCGTCGACGAAGTCGCCGCCCGCCGGGAGGAGCCCCAAGGTGGAGCGCCGCATGACGATGAGCGCGGAGAGAGAG AAAAGGAGGCCACCGACGAAGCTATCGGAGCTAGAGTCCCAGCTCTCGCAGCTGCAAGACGAGCTCAAGAAAGCCAAGGAGCAGCTGCTCTCCACCGAGCACTCCAAGCGGCGCGCCCTGCAGGAGGCCGAGGACGCcagggcgcaggcggcggcggcgtccgcgcaGGTCAGGGACTCCGAGGCGCAGCTCGCCGAGCTCTCCTCCGCCGAGGAGAGCCGCCTCCTCGAGCTTCGCCGGCTGTCCCAGGAGCGCGACCGCTCGTGGCAGTCGGAGCTCGAGGCCATGCAGAAGCAGCACGCCGCCGACTCGGCCGCGCTCGTCGCGGCCATGGGCGAGGTGCACCGCCTCCGCGTGCagctggccgcggcggcgcgcgccgacCGCAAGCAGGACGTGGTGGAGGCGATGGCCACCATCGACGAGCTCAGGGTGAAGCTCAAGGCgagcgaggaggccgaggcgcaGGCGCGCGCCTTGCACGAGGAGTGCAAGCAGCAGCTGGAGACGAGCCGTGCCACCATCGACTCGCTGCTCACGGACGGCTCCAAGCTCATGGACTCCTTCAGCCTCGTGGTCAAGGAGCTCGAGGAGTCACGAGCCAAGGTGAAGGCACTCGAGGAGGAGATCGCGGAGACGTCGGCGGCAAAGGCCGGCGAGCGTTGCAActgctcggcgtcggcgtcggcatcgGAGGTCGCTGAGCTGAGGTCGGAATTGGAGTCCACGGAGGCCAGGTTCCAAGAAGAGCGCATCCTGAGCACAGTGGAGACGCAGTGCGCCTACGAGCTCATGGACCAGATAAAAATGGAGTCCGACTCGCGGCACGGCAagctcgccgcggcgctcgAGAGCACCAAGTCCGAGGTCATCTTCCTCAAGGCGAGCCTCTTCGACAAGGACTCCGAGCTGCGGCGCGCCCTGGACGCGAACGAGAAGCTCCAATCCGAGACGAGAACGGACAACGAGCTGAAGGAgcagctgcagggcgcgctccTGGAGAACGGGCAGCTGAAGCGCGAGCTGCAGCAGCACACCTCCGAGAAGAAGGCCTCGGCGAAGGCGAcggacgccgccgacgcggcggcggaggcggcgaagaAGGGGGAGATGGAGGCCGAGCTGAGGCGTCTGCGGGTGCAGGCCGAGCAGTGGAGGAAGGCCGCCGAGACCGCCATGGCGCTGCTCACGGTGGGCAAGGGCGGCAACGGGAAGGTGGTGGACCGGAGCGAGTCGcttgaaggaggcggcggcggcggcggcaagtacGCCGGCCTGTGGGacgagctcgacgacgacgcggcggccagGAAGAACGGCAACGTGCTCAGGCGGATCAGCGGCATGTGGAAGAAATGA
- the LOC4327411 gene encoding interactor of constitutive active ROPs 2, chloroplastic isoform X3, with protein sequence MTMSAEREKRRPPTKLSELESQLSQLQDELKKAKEQLLSTEHSKRRALQEAEDARAQAAAASAQVRDSEAQLAELSSAEESRLLELRRLSQERDRSWQSELEAMQKQHAADSAALVAAMGEVHRLRVQLAAAARADRKQDVVEAMATIDELRVKLKASEEAEAQARALHEECKQQLETSRATIDSLLTDGSKLMDSFSLVVKELEESRAKVKALEEEIAETSAAKAGERCNCSASASASEVAELRSELESTEARFQEERILSTVETQCAYELMDQIKMESDSRHGKLAAALESTKSEVIFLKASLFDKDSELRRALDANEKLQSETRTDNELKEQLQGALLENGQLKRELQQHTSEKKASAKATDAADAAAEAAKKGEMEAELRRLRVQAEQWRKAAETAMALLTVGKGGNGKVVDRSESLEGGGGGGGKYAGLWDELDDDAAARKNGNVLRRISGMWKK encoded by the exons ATGACGATGAGCGCGGAGAGAGAG AAAAGGAGGCCACCGACGAAGCTATCGGAGCTAGAGTCCCAGCTCTCGCAGCTGCAAGACGAGCTCAAGAAAGCCAAGGAGCAGCTGCTCTCCACCGAGCACTCCAAGCGGCGCGCCCTGCAGGAGGCCGAGGACGCcagggcgcaggcggcggcggcgtccgcgcaGGTCAGGGACTCCGAGGCGCAGCTCGCCGAGCTCTCCTCCGCCGAGGAGAGCCGCCTCCTCGAGCTTCGCCGGCTGTCCCAGGAGCGCGACCGCTCGTGGCAGTCGGAGCTCGAGGCCATGCAGAAGCAGCACGCCGCCGACTCGGCCGCGCTCGTCGCGGCCATGGGCGAGGTGCACCGCCTCCGCGTGCagctggccgcggcggcgcgcgccgacCGCAAGCAGGACGTGGTGGAGGCGATGGCCACCATCGACGAGCTCAGGGTGAAGCTCAAGGCgagcgaggaggccgaggcgcaGGCGCGCGCCTTGCACGAGGAGTGCAAGCAGCAGCTGGAGACGAGCCGTGCCACCATCGACTCGCTGCTCACGGACGGCTCCAAGCTCATGGACTCCTTCAGCCTCGTGGTCAAGGAGCTCGAGGAGTCACGAGCCAAGGTGAAGGCACTCGAGGAGGAGATCGCGGAGACGTCGGCGGCAAAGGCCGGCGAGCGTTGCAActgctcggcgtcggcgtcggcatcgGAGGTCGCTGAGCTGAGGTCGGAATTGGAGTCCACGGAGGCCAGGTTCCAAGAAGAGCGCATCCTGAGCACAGTGGAGACGCAGTGCGCCTACGAGCTCATGGACCAGATAAAAATGGAGTCCGACTCGCGGCACGGCAagctcgccgcggcgctcgAGAGCACCAAGTCCGAGGTCATCTTCCTCAAGGCGAGCCTCTTCGACAAGGACTCCGAGCTGCGGCGCGCCCTGGACGCGAACGAGAAGCTCCAATCCGAGACGAGAACGGACAACGAGCTGAAGGAgcagctgcagggcgcgctccTGGAGAACGGGCAGCTGAAGCGCGAGCTGCAGCAGCACACCTCCGAGAAGAAGGCCTCGGCGAAGGCGAcggacgccgccgacgcggcggcggaggcggcgaagaAGGGGGAGATGGAGGCCGAGCTGAGGCGTCTGCGGGTGCAGGCCGAGCAGTGGAGGAAGGCCGCCGAGACCGCCATGGCGCTGCTCACGGTGGGCAAGGGCGGCAACGGGAAGGTGGTGGACCGGAGCGAGTCGcttgaaggaggcggcggcggcggcggcaagtacGCCGGCCTGTGGGacgagctcgacgacgacgcggcggccagGAAGAACGGCAACGTGCTCAGGCGGATCAGCGGCATGTGGAAGAAATGA